From one Peredibacter starrii genomic stretch:
- a CDS encoding DCC1-like thiol-disulfide oxidoreductase family protein translates to MSVLQLIKKTFSFDDRSLALYRVLIGFIIMADVVYRLPDLTNFYTDIGLVPRALFMNEMGMPWSLSFHFANGSFAFAAIMFGIHFLLGLMVFLGYRANWAMFGAFVMNVSVHNRNWLVNNGGDDVLRAILFLSICLPLSRCFSIDSAMRKEEKKTTEFNSFWVLAFFFQVFAIYYVSYILKDHPIWRKDLTAIFYSSRLDIFATPIGIWLRNSPLLGKISTAFTIYLEWLGPLLLVGSFLFGRRWWIVRTLIVILFWGLHIGIFLTMTIGLFPFICLAMWSVFLPGPLWDKLSDIFRKRGFDKLTIYYDGECGFCQKGARLIREFVLFRSVPIKIAQETPAIYSDMQKNHSWVVVNEKGERFFQYSAWLEIIRHSPLFYWSVGIFAVKPISTIGQTIYVWISNHRPFMGKMTQFLEYKTEKKEITTFKWIREASGAFFLVMLIMWNLTTIKKWNIKAPFWQDVTRWVHLYQEWNMFAPYPKMDNVWVEIPGTLSDGTEMDVLTGNKDIYSIRDKEFYRAIPNEHWRKFYLNLSDRTDYARYYGGYLCRQWNDRKIRWKKNTTLRKMEIIVFSQANLEDGGKGAINRKLSWRHWCFDEDYKRDNQGALPPKGP, encoded by the coding sequence ATGTCTGTTCTACAGTTGATTAAAAAGACTTTTAGTTTTGATGACCGCTCTCTTGCCCTCTACCGTGTGTTGATTGGATTCATCATCATGGCGGATGTGGTTTATCGTTTGCCGGATCTCACGAATTTTTACACTGATATCGGTCTAGTCCCAAGAGCACTTTTTATGAATGAAATGGGGATGCCTTGGTCCCTGTCGTTCCACTTTGCGAATGGAAGTTTTGCTTTTGCGGCCATTATGTTTGGCATCCATTTTCTTTTAGGCCTCATGGTTTTTCTTGGTTACAGGGCCAACTGGGCCATGTTTGGTGCCTTCGTCATGAATGTTTCCGTTCACAATCGTAACTGGTTAGTGAATAACGGCGGTGATGATGTCCTGCGCGCGATTTTATTCCTATCGATTTGTTTACCACTTAGTCGGTGTTTCTCAATCGATTCAGCGATGAGAAAGGAAGAAAAGAAAACCACCGAGTTTAATTCCTTCTGGGTTCTGGCGTTTTTCTTTCAGGTTTTTGCCATCTATTATGTGAGTTACATTTTAAAAGATCATCCGATCTGGCGTAAGGATTTGACCGCTATTTTCTATTCATCTCGTTTGGATATTTTTGCGACTCCAATTGGAATCTGGTTACGAAATTCTCCACTGCTTGGAAAAATCTCCACCGCTTTTACCATCTACCTGGAGTGGCTGGGGCCCCTTTTACTTGTTGGATCTTTCTTATTTGGAAGACGCTGGTGGATCGTGAGAACCCTTATTGTAATTCTTTTCTGGGGTCTTCACATTGGTATCTTCTTAACGATGACGATTGGTCTTTTCCCATTCATCTGTCTTGCCATGTGGTCAGTTTTCTTACCTGGCCCGCTCTGGGACAAGCTTTCTGACATTTTTAGAAAGCGTGGTTTCGATAAGCTCACGATTTACTACGATGGAGAGTGTGGTTTTTGTCAAAAAGGTGCGCGTCTCATTCGAGAGTTCGTCCTTTTTAGATCTGTACCCATTAAGATCGCCCAGGAAACTCCTGCGATTTATTCTGATATGCAGAAGAACCACTCATGGGTGGTTGTGAATGAAAAAGGCGAGCGCTTCTTCCAGTACAGTGCTTGGCTTGAGATCATTAGACATTCACCATTGTTTTACTGGAGTGTTGGAATTTTTGCTGTAAAACCCATTTCCACGATTGGCCAGACCATCTATGTTTGGATTTCAAATCATCGTCCTTTCATGGGCAAAATGACTCAGTTTCTCGAATATAAAACCGAGAAGAAAGAGATCACAACTTTCAAGTGGATCCGTGAAGCATCCGGTGCTTTCTTTCTTGTTATGCTCATCATGTGGAACCTCACTACGATTAAGAAATGGAACATTAAAGCTCCTTTCTGGCAGGACGTGACTCGTTGGGTGCATCTTTATCAGGAATGGAACATGTTTGCTCCTTATCCAAAAATGGACAACGTGTGGGTGGAGATTCCGGGGACACTTAGTGATGGAACTGAGATGGATGTTCTGACTGGGAATAAAGATATTTACAGTATTCGTGACAAAGAATTTTACCGGGCGATCCCGAATGAGCACTGGAGAAAGTTTTATCTGAATCTTTCGGATAGGACTGATTATGCTCGCTACTACGGTGGCTATTTATGTCGTCAGTGGAATGATCGCAAGATCCGCTGGAAGAAAAATACGACTCTTAGAAAAATGGAAATCATCGTGTTCTCTCAAGCAAACTTAGAAGATGGTGGCAAAGGCGCCATTAATCGAAAGCTTTCTTGGAGACATTGGTGTTTCGATGAAGATTATAAGCGTGATAATCAGGGAGCTCTTCCTCCCAAAGGTCCATAA
- a CDS encoding phytoene desaturase family protein produces MLYKVRDEITKDYDVVIIGSGLAGMTAANVLGRHGHSVLLLESHNKLGGFATWFYRHDRNHVFDISLHGFPVGMIKSCRKYWNKEIADSIVQLKDVRFVNPQFNVQTTFTKEHYTETMVEKFGVAKETVEAFFKHLAEMNFYDNSQMTNRELFEKFFPGRNDVTRFLMEPITYANGSTLDDPAITYGIVFSNFMSKGVYTFTGGTDHLINRMKEELLKNNVDIKLQTKVEKIQIENGKAQGVYVNGKLVKAKAVLSNGNIRSTVLNLVGEEHFPADYVEKTKAIRLNSSSCQVYMGLKEGATIPYIGELVFTSTHPTYEPARLLDLKVSSRTFSVYYQEERRPRIAIVSSTNCHYEDWKKLSKEEYEKEKEFMIEETIKGLEAFIPDIREKLEVVEAATPVTVERYTLHPKGSSFGTKFEGLDVSMNLHKTIPGLFHAGSVGIIMSGWLGAANYGAIQVNAIESYLGAQNVSV; encoded by the coding sequence ATGCTTTATAAAGTCCGTGATGAAATAACGAAAGACTATGATGTTGTCATCATAGGTTCTGGTCTGGCCGGTATGACTGCGGCCAATGTCCTAGGTCGCCATGGCCATTCAGTTCTCCTCCTTGAATCTCATAATAAGCTCGGCGGCTTCGCTACTTGGTTCTACAGACATGACAGAAATCATGTTTTTGATATCTCTCTACATGGTTTCCCGGTCGGAATGATCAAATCTTGCCGAAAGTACTGGAACAAAGAAATTGCTGATTCCATCGTGCAACTCAAAGACGTTCGCTTCGTGAACCCTCAGTTCAACGTTCAAACGACCTTTACCAAAGAGCATTACACCGAAACCATGGTGGAAAAATTTGGAGTAGCTAAAGAAACGGTTGAGGCCTTCTTTAAGCACCTGGCCGAAATGAATTTCTACGACAACTCGCAAATGACCAACCGCGAGCTATTTGAAAAGTTCTTCCCAGGCAGAAATGATGTGACTCGGTTCCTGATGGAGCCAATCACTTACGCTAACGGTTCAACTCTGGATGATCCGGCCATCACATACGGCATCGTATTCTCAAACTTCATGAGCAAGGGTGTTTACACATTTACGGGCGGTACAGATCACCTCATTAACCGCATGAAGGAAGAGCTCCTAAAAAATAATGTTGATATTAAACTCCAAACAAAAGTTGAGAAGATCCAGATTGAAAATGGAAAAGCTCAGGGCGTGTACGTTAATGGAAAACTGGTAAAAGCGAAGGCCGTTCTATCGAACGGAAACATTCGTTCTACCGTTCTTAACCTGGTTGGCGAAGAACATTTTCCGGCCGACTATGTTGAGAAGACGAAGGCAATTCGTCTTAACTCTTCAAGCTGTCAGGTTTATATGGGTCTTAAAGAAGGGGCCACTATTCCATACATCGGGGAACTGGTTTTCACTTCTACTCACCCTACTTACGAACCAGCAAGACTCCTTGATCTAAAAGTAAGCTCACGTACCTTCTCAGTTTATTATCAGGAAGAGCGTCGTCCTCGTATTGCAATTGTTTCAAGCACCAACTGTCACTATGAGGATTGGAAGAAGCTCTCAAAAGAAGAATACGAAAAAGAAAAAGAATTTATGATCGAAGAAACCATCAAGGGTCTCGAGGCCTTCATTCCGGATATCAGAGAAAAACTGGAAGTGGTTGAGGCCGCGACTCCTGTCACGGTTGAGCGCTATACCCTTCACCCTAAAGGATCATCATTCGGAACGAAGTTCGAAGGTCTTGATGTATCTATGAATCTACATAAAACAATTCCAGGACTCTTCCACGCAGGATCAGTCGGAATTATCATGTCAGGTTGGCTAGGGGCCGCAAACTACGGCGCCATCCAGGTAAACGCAATTGAAAGCTACTTAGGAGCACAGAATGTATCAGTTTAA
- a CDS encoding NAD-dependent epimerase/dehydratase family protein, with the protein MRILVTGGGGFLGTHIIKELLKNSSYIVTNFSRHSYSHLEDLGVPTIKGDIRKREDVEKALTQGFDAIFHVAALAGVWGKYEDYYGINYEGTKNLVEVAKSQGIQRFVYTSTPSVVFNKDDLLGVGEEQPYATEFLNAYSETKTMAEKLVLAANDNQNFLTCAIRPHLIWGPGDPHLFPRVIQKGKEGKLKVVGDGENLVDIVFVENAALAHVQAFEHLKPHSRVCGQAYFIGQERPVKLWGFINQILGFVKVDPVMNSIDVTTAYRIGWLLEKVFKVLGIQKPEPPMTRFVALNLGKSHYFSHEKAKRDFGYYPKVSIEEGLKKTFSYRDLIKD; encoded by the coding sequence ATGCGTATCCTTGTAACCGGTGGTGGAGGCTTTCTTGGCACTCACATCATCAAAGAACTCTTAAAAAACTCCTCTTACATCGTGACGAATTTCTCTCGTCATTCCTATTCCCATTTAGAAGATTTGGGCGTGCCGACGATTAAAGGTGATATTCGCAAGCGCGAAGACGTGGAAAAGGCCCTCACTCAAGGCTTTGACGCTATCTTTCATGTGGCCGCTCTGGCGGGCGTTTGGGGGAAATATGAGGACTACTACGGCATTAATTACGAAGGCACTAAAAACCTTGTAGAAGTAGCAAAATCCCAGGGCATTCAGCGTTTCGTTTATACTTCAACACCTTCAGTGGTTTTCAATAAAGATGACCTTCTGGGTGTGGGTGAAGAGCAGCCTTACGCTACTGAATTCCTTAATGCTTATTCAGAAACTAAGACCATGGCCGAGAAACTCGTCTTGGCCGCCAATGATAATCAGAATTTTTTAACCTGTGCAATTCGTCCGCACCTCATTTGGGGCCCGGGTGATCCGCATCTTTTCCCAAGAGTGATTCAAAAAGGGAAAGAAGGAAAATTAAAGGTCGTTGGTGACGGAGAGAACCTCGTCGATATTGTATTCGTTGAGAATGCGGCCCTCGCCCACGTTCAGGCCTTTGAGCATTTAAAACCTCATAGTCGTGTTTGCGGACAGGCCTACTTTATTGGACAAGAGCGTCCGGTGAAGCTCTGGGGTTTCATTAATCAGATTCTGGGTTTTGTAAAAGTAGATCCTGTGATGAATTCGATTGATGTCACGACCGCTTACCGCATTGGCTGGTTACTTGAGAAAGTATTCAAGGTGCTTGGCATTCAAAAACCTGAGCCACCGATGACACGATTTGTGGCCCTGAACCTTGGAAAGTCTCATTATTTCTCTCATGAGAAAGCGAAACGAGATTTTGGATATTATCCCAAGGTCTCAATTGAAGAAGGTCTAAAGAAGACCTTCTCCTATCGAGATTTAATCAAAGATTGA
- the fabG gene encoding 3-oxoacyl-ACP reductase FabG, which produces MYQFNGQHVIVTGGTRGIGGGITEAFLKAGATVVATYSGNDEAARNFKEKHALYGDKLVLKKFNVANSGEVENFFKEYETLFPSLEVLVNNAGIRRDNIIASMNESEWDNVLDTNLKGTYNMTRFGVLAMMKNRYGRIVNMSSVGGKLGLQGQANYAASKAGQIALSLSVSKEVAKRNITINNVCPGFIETELIADLPEDQVKEYKSQVPMKRFGKVEEVAHAVLFFASREASYITGTNLDIAGGLNA; this is translated from the coding sequence ATGTATCAGTTTAATGGTCAGCACGTAATCGTAACAGGTGGAACTCGTGGTATCGGTGGCGGTATTACAGAGGCCTTCCTTAAAGCTGGTGCAACAGTCGTTGCGACTTATTCAGGAAATGATGAGGCCGCAAGAAACTTCAAAGAGAAACACGCACTCTACGGTGATAAACTTGTTCTAAAAAAATTCAACGTGGCCAACAGCGGAGAAGTTGAAAACTTTTTTAAAGAATACGAAACGCTATTCCCTTCACTCGAAGTACTGGTAAATAACGCCGGCATCCGCCGCGATAACATCATTGCCAGTATGAATGAAAGTGAATGGGACAATGTTCTTGATACCAATCTTAAAGGTACATACAACATGACTCGTTTCGGCGTTCTGGCCATGATGAAAAATCGTTATGGCCGAATTGTGAATATGTCATCAGTTGGTGGAAAACTTGGTCTTCAGGGCCAGGCGAACTACGCCGCTTCGAAAGCGGGCCAGATCGCTCTTTCACTCTCTGTTTCTAAAGAAGTGGCAAAACGTAACATCACGATCAATAACGTGTGTCCGGGATTCATTGAGACTGAACTCATCGCTGATCTTCCGGAAGATCAGGTCAAAGAATATAAGTCACAGGTTCCAATGAAGCGCTTTGGTAAAGTGGAAGAAGTGGCCCATGCGGTTCTCTTCTTCGCGAGCCGCGAAGCAAGCTACATCACTGGAACAAACCTTGACATCGCCGGGGGCCTCAATGCTTGA
- a CDS encoding CHASE2 domain-containing protein, whose translation MLIKFITKSLRPLGMFLIFLFATACIFGSIFVRDIDSTTLLGKFLDYTISFENRFYDFRMKSQLNPKFRSKEVALVKIDDYSLQKLGMWPIPRTYHAQMIDKLGAFGTKVIAMDIMFPEKSPNVGDISPDTVLATSIKNFQAGGGRVFLAYTLAGEGEDFLPEAPVEMLNDAVDTRSQNVEMTPKKIGRYTFPIPELVATEVGLGNISSQEDRDGIFRQYQLIANIDTIYYGSLSFNAYEAYTDKKDQVKIFSDATGELEIDGKKMEISRGGETKIRYIGGEEQFAQVSLYDLINASPDDPKMKEILNNKIAFIGSTATGAHDLRPSPIDAKMPGVYSHMNMAHMLLHGYFFQNSNESVKYSLIILVAGMIIFLLVQRMGNPFLDALVVILIVSGAYFADQYHFLPKGYELKLFYCFFCFVACYSWNTFLAFYESNKEKKQIRGTFARYVAPTIVDEMLKDPDKLHVGGTKMDITCLFSDVRDFTKISEGLTATELAHSLNMYMGKMTDIVFDTKGTLDKYIGDAIVAIWGAPLEIGNHAQYAVEGAIKMITILPDINEEFKKLGRPVFNVGIGLNSGECSVGNMGSDRIFSYTALGDNMNLGARLEGLCKYYGTQILISDMTLERLDLTNIKTRPIDKVIVKGKTTPVAIHEVLHPHHPMTKDPEALSFYLTAWKQFQEKNFTGAHETFSQLAMAIETDKASKRMKELCRKYIDHPELVTDMFDVTTMTEK comes from the coding sequence ATGCTAATAAAATTTATCACAAAATCACTACGCCCTCTAGGGATGTTTCTCATCTTTCTCTTCGCCACGGCCTGCATCTTCGGGTCAATCTTTGTGCGGGACATTGATAGCACCACACTCTTAGGGAAATTCCTCGATTACACCATCTCATTTGAAAATCGTTTTTATGATTTCCGAATGAAATCTCAGCTCAATCCTAAGTTCCGAAGTAAGGAAGTGGCTTTAGTCAAAATTGACGATTACTCACTTCAGAAACTTGGAATGTGGCCCATCCCGCGAACCTACCATGCTCAAATGATCGACAAGCTCGGCGCATTTGGCACAAAGGTCATCGCGATGGATATTATGTTTCCGGAAAAGTCTCCTAACGTTGGAGATATTTCACCGGATACGGTCCTTGCAACATCCATCAAAAATTTTCAAGCTGGTGGTGGTCGCGTTTTCCTCGCCTACACACTAGCAGGTGAAGGGGAAGATTTCCTTCCAGAAGCACCAGTGGAGATGCTCAACGATGCCGTGGACACTCGCAGCCAAAACGTTGAGATGACTCCTAAAAAAATTGGTCGTTACACTTTCCCTATTCCAGAACTCGTGGCGACAGAAGTGGGTCTGGGTAATATTTCGTCTCAAGAAGATCGCGACGGAATTTTCCGTCAGTATCAGCTCATCGCCAATATTGACACCATCTATTACGGCTCACTTTCATTCAATGCCTATGAGGCCTACACCGATAAAAAGGACCAGGTCAAAATCTTCTCCGACGCCACTGGTGAACTTGAAATCGATGGCAAAAAAATGGAAATCAGCCGCGGTGGTGAAACTAAAATTCGCTACATCGGCGGCGAAGAACAGTTTGCCCAAGTCTCGCTTTATGACCTCATCAACGCGTCCCCTGATGATCCTAAGATGAAAGAAATTTTGAATAACAAAATTGCTTTCATTGGTTCAACAGCAACTGGTGCCCACGATTTACGTCCATCACCAATTGATGCCAAAATGCCCGGAGTCTATTCGCACATGAATATGGCCCACATGCTTCTTCACGGGTATTTCTTCCAAAATTCCAATGAATCAGTGAAGTACTCACTCATCATCCTCGTCGCAGGAATGATTATTTTCCTTCTCGTTCAGAGAATGGGTAATCCATTCTTGGATGCCTTGGTGGTGATCTTAATTGTTTCAGGGGCCTATTTCGCTGATCAATATCACTTTTTGCCAAAAGGATATGAATTAAAACTTTTCTACTGTTTTTTCTGTTTTGTGGCCTGTTATTCCTGGAACACATTCCTCGCTTTCTACGAATCGAACAAAGAGAAGAAGCAAATTCGTGGGACATTTGCCCGATATGTTGCCCCAACTATTGTGGATGAGATGTTAAAAGATCCGGACAAGCTTCATGTCGGCGGAACGAAGATGGACATCACTTGTCTCTTCTCTGACGTTCGTGATTTTACCAAAATTTCAGAGGGACTCACGGCCACCGAACTCGCTCATTCCCTTAACATGTACATGGGAAAAATGACGGACATCGTGTTCGATACTAAAGGCACACTTGATAAATATATCGGTGACGCCATTGTGGCAATCTGGGGAGCTCCGCTTGAGATTGGCAACCACGCCCAGTATGCAGTCGAAGGCGCGATTAAGATGATTACCATTCTTCCTGACATCAACGAAGAATTCAAAAAGCTTGGGCGACCGGTTTTCAACGTAGGGATTGGTCTCAACTCCGGTGAATGTTCAGTCGGAAACATGGGTTCAGACCGAATTTTCTCTTACACAGCTCTGGGTGATAATATGAACCTGGGTGCTCGTCTTGAAGGTCTATGCAAGTATTACGGTACTCAGATCCTTATCTCAGATATGACATTAGAGAGACTGGATCTCACTAACATCAAGACCCGCCCGATTGATAAAGTAATCGTGAAAGGTAAGACCACTCCGGTGGCCATCCACGAAGTGCTTCACCCTCATCACCCGATGACAAAAGATCCTGAGGCCCTAAGTTTTTATTTGACCGCCTGGAAGCAGTTTCAGGAGAAGAATTTCACTGGGGCCCATGAGACCTTTAGTCAACTAGCGATGGCGATTGAAACTGATAAGGCGAGTAAAAGGATGAAAGAGCTTTGCCGGAAGTATATAGATCATCCCGAACTAGTAACTGATATGTTTGATGTAACAACCATGACAGAAAAATAA
- a CDS encoding 3-hydroxyacyl-ACP dehydratase FabZ family protein, translated as MLETILNNIPQREPFLFIENIVERSEDSITTSKKLTGEEDFFRGHFPGRPVFPGVLMCEAIFQTGALLMALKGQSAGNNKTAVVSRIQNAKFKNMAKPGDLLMITVDFVETLANASFMKGKITSNGKTVMSIEFAATLVENGDV; from the coding sequence ATGCTTGAGACCATCTTAAATAATATTCCTCAACGTGAGCCATTTCTTTTCATCGAGAACATTGTTGAAAGATCTGAAGACTCCATCACTACCTCTAAGAAGTTAACTGGCGAAGAAGACTTCTTCCGTGGTCACTTTCCAGGACGTCCGGTATTTCCGGGTGTACTAATGTGTGAGGCGATTTTCCAGACTGGCGCGCTTCTTATGGCCCTAAAAGGTCAGAGTGCTGGTAACAATAAAACGGCAGTTGTTTCTCGAATTCAAAACGCTAAATTTAAAAACATGGCCAAACCCGGTGACCTCCTGATGATCACTGTGGATTTCGTTGAGACCCTTGCGAATGCTTCATTCATGAAGGGCAAAATTACATCTAATGGCAAGACCGTGATGAGCATTGAGTTCGCGGCAACTTTAGTAGAAAACGGAGACGTGTAA
- a CDS encoding AI-2E family transporter — MLNKTENKVVRILYIVALTIACAVLVSPFYIPIIFGASLSLALYPLQLKLESKGLTRNRAAAIITTFFTIIISIPVLFFLVKGTIAVTQQLEKMSLQDRLKDQGVQELVMDLRQEIINIVHKFSARYSFMDFLTVKKIDTYLVTVNNYLLGFFQDLASGLPLIFMFLLIMVLCIYSFLTHADGVRKFFKALLGFEDERMNQIIKVFIRNSRQVYLSNIVTGGIQSLIVALAVSLLNQGDFFLVFFVTLILSFIPVIGAAPVAFLFGLVAFFRDNTTAAIILAVVGVFTGVVDNILRPWLASFGESKIPAVVAFICVLGGAILLGFPGLFIGLLIGSIAYDSFPIFWEEIGKDR; from the coding sequence ATGCTGAATAAGACGGAAAATAAAGTTGTTCGAATTCTCTATATCGTGGCGTTAACTATTGCGTGCGCTGTTCTGGTTTCCCCTTTTTATATACCCATTATTTTTGGTGCCTCCTTATCTCTGGCGCTGTATCCATTGCAGTTAAAGCTCGAGAGTAAGGGGCTCACACGAAATCGCGCGGCAGCGATCATTACAACTTTTTTCACTATTATCATTTCAATTCCTGTGCTGTTCTTTTTGGTGAAAGGAACGATTGCTGTCACTCAACAACTTGAAAAGATGTCTCTGCAGGATCGCTTGAAGGATCAAGGTGTTCAAGAACTCGTCATGGATCTTAGGCAAGAAATCATAAACATCGTTCATAAGTTTTCTGCTAGGTATTCTTTCATGGACTTTCTCACCGTTAAAAAGATCGATACTTATCTTGTAACAGTGAACAATTATCTTCTGGGATTTTTCCAGGATCTTGCTTCAGGTCTTCCGCTGATTTTTATGTTCTTACTCATCATGGTTCTTTGTATTTATTCTTTTCTTACTCATGCAGACGGAGTCAGAAAATTCTTTAAAGCGCTTCTTGGTTTTGAAGATGAGCGTATGAATCAAATAATCAAAGTCTTTATCCGAAATTCTCGTCAGGTTTATCTCTCAAATATTGTGACCGGAGGAATTCAATCATTGATTGTAGCACTGGCCGTGTCGCTCCTTAATCAAGGTGACTTTTTTCTCGTCTTCTTTGTGACTTTAATCTTGTCTTTTATTCCTGTTATTGGGGCCGCACCGGTGGCCTTTCTGTTTGGATTAGTTGCTTTCTTCCGAGACAACACAACGGCCGCGATTATCCTGGCGGTTGTCGGAGTTTTCACTGGTGTCGTTGATAATATACTAAGACCGTGGCTCGCTTCATTTGGGGAAAGTAAAATCCCGGCCGTGGTGGCATTTATTTGCGTTCTAGGAGGAGCGATCCTTCTAGGATTCCCGGGACTCTTTATTGGATTATTAATAGGTTCAATTGCCTACGATTCTTTTCCCATTTTCTGGGAAGAGATCGGCAAGGATCGTTAG
- a CDS encoding alpha/beta fold hydrolase: protein MKFTLLALLLTTTSLWAIPEKDFPEVWVNKAVPHFQNLNHSEFTNAEGMKIHHYSLIKKENKKTLVIVPGRTEASMKYAELIYDLRNDGFNIFIIDHQGQGESTRVLSDTNKGHVRNFKNYIIDMEQWMKEVVLPQSKDMPLYLLAHSMGGAVAAKYMAKHPKQFVKAAFSAPMMEMNTKPYPEKIARLYSAFLVQIGKGTNYAPDRGPYIPEEDRFETNEHTHSEVRHTALKYIFVTWPNLAVEGPTVMWVNRALRATEKIDVDGKKIQTPILLLQAGGDLIVNPGRQVDFCKKAKCTLIQCPGSHHEILQEKDDIRDKALAEIRKFLI, encoded by the coding sequence ATGAAATTTACCCTTCTCGCACTTCTATTAACTACGACTTCCCTTTGGGCCATTCCTGAGAAGGATTTTCCAGAAGTTTGGGTCAATAAGGCCGTGCCCCATTTTCAAAATTTAAATCACTCAGAGTTCACCAACGCTGAGGGCATGAAGATTCATCACTACAGTCTGATCAAAAAAGAGAACAAGAAAACTCTCGTGATCGTTCCGGGCCGTACTGAAGCTTCCATGAAATATGCTGAGCTTATTTATGATCTTCGTAATGATGGATTCAATATCTTCATCATCGATCACCAGGGACAGGGCGAATCAACTCGAGTTCTAAGCGACACAAATAAAGGCCACGTTCGTAATTTTAAAAATTACATTATTGATATGGAACAATGGATGAAAGAAGTTGTTCTACCTCAGTCAAAGGACATGCCGCTTTATCTTCTTGCTCACTCTATGGGAGGTGCCGTAGCTGCAAAGTATATGGCGAAACATCCAAAGCAATTTGTGAAGGCCGCCTTCTCGGCCCCCATGATGGAGATGAACACGAAGCCGTATCCGGAAAAGATCGCCCGACTTTATTCGGCCTTCTTAGTTCAAATTGGTAAGGGCACAAACTATGCTCCAGACCGCGGTCCTTATATTCCGGAAGAAGATCGCTTTGAAACAAATGAGCACACACATAGTGAAGTCCGCCATACTGCCCTAAAATACATCTTTGTTACCTGGCCCAACCTTGCAGTTGAAGGTCCGACAGTAATGTGGGTGAACCGTGCTCTACGCGCGACAGAGAAAATCGATGTTGATGGGAAAAAGATTCAGACGCCTATTCTACTTCTTCAGGCCGGAGGAGACCTCATTGTGAATCCGGGTCGCCAGGTTGATTTCTGTAAGAAGGCCAAATGTACTCTAATTCAGTGTCCAGGATCTCATCACGAAATTCTTCAAGAGAAGGATGATATCCGAGATAAAGCTCTCGCTGAGATTCGTAAGTTTTTAATCTAA
- a CDS encoding enoyl-ACP reductase FabI yields MDFLGVNGKTFFIAGVANKKSVAYFSAKTLIEAGAKCVFSVQRPEQLDSLKKLFPDSPVFVCDVEKDIASLATEMKKHTDKLDGFLHSLAFANFSEGIRPFHETKREDYLQASQISSFSLVEASNALKEFFTENASIVTISISNTKATSYGYLGPIKAMLEATVPFLAKSFSEFSKVRVNAVGAGPLKTSASAGIPDYIDNYLYAEKLTLRKQNLETQEVANTVCFLLSERSSGINASTILVDAGMSCNYFDQSLIKSR; encoded by the coding sequence ATGGATTTCTTGGGAGTAAATGGAAAGACCTTCTTCATCGCAGGTGTGGCCAATAAAAAGAGCGTTGCTTATTTCTCTGCAAAGACTCTGATTGAGGCCGGTGCGAAATGTGTATTCTCTGTTCAAAGACCTGAACAGTTAGACAGCTTGAAGAAACTTTTCCCAGATTCCCCGGTGTTTGTTTGTGACGTTGAAAAAGACATTGCCTCACTAGCAACTGAGATGAAAAAACACACCGATAAACTTGATGGCTTCCTTCACTCATTGGCGTTTGCTAATTTCTCGGAAGGGATTAGGCCCTTTCATGAAACTAAACGCGAAGACTATCTTCAGGCCTCACAAATTTCAAGCTTCTCATTGGTAGAAGCTTCAAATGCTCTTAAAGAATTTTTCACCGAGAACGCAAGCATCGTAACGATCTCAATTTCAAACACCAAGGCCACTTCATACGGCTATCTAGGGCCGATTAAAGCGATGCTGGAAGCAACAGTTCCCTTCCTTGCGAAATCATTCTCTGAGTTTTCAAAAGTTCGTGTGAATGCAGTAGGGGCCGGACCGCTTAAAACGTCTGCCTCGGCCGGGATTCCGGATTATATTGATAATTATCTTTATGCTGAAAAGCTGACTCTTAGAAAACAAAACCTCGAGACTCAGGAAGTGGCCAACACGGTTTGCTTCCTTCTTTCAGAAAGAAGTTCTGGCATCAACGCTTCAACGATTCTGGTTGATGCCGGCATGAGCTGCAACTACTTCGATCAATCTTTGATTAAATCTCGATAG